One segment of Macaca fascicularis isolate 582-1 chromosome 2, T2T-MFA8v1.1 DNA contains the following:
- the LOC107128878 gene encoding LOW QUALITY PROTEIN: olfactory receptor 5H8 (The sequence of the model RefSeq protein was modified relative to this genomic sequence to represent the inferred CDS: deleted 2 bases in 1 codon): MDEENATLLTKFLLTGLTYQSEWKIPLFLAFLIIYLITIMGNLGLIAVIWKDSHLHIPMYLFLGSLAFADAWLSSSVTHSVTSSVTHKMLISFFTKSITISLSECKIQFFSFVISATTECFLLATMAYDLYVAICKPLLYPVIMTNGLCIRLLVLSFVGGFLHALIHEGILFRLTFCNSNIIHHFYCDIPLLTISCTDPSINFLMLFILSGSIQVFTILTILVSYAFVLFTILKKKSVKGIRKAFSTCGAHLFSVCLYYGPLLFMYVGPASPQADVQDMVESLFYTVIVPFLNPIIYSLRNKQVIDSLTKTLKGSV, from the exons ATGGATGAGGAAAATGCAACATTGCTGACAAAGTTTCTTCTCACAGGACTTACCTATCAATCAGAGTGGAAAATACCCCTGTTCCTGGCATTCTTGATAATATATCTCATCACCATCATGGGAAATCTTGGTCTGATTGCTGTCATCTGGAAAGACTCACACCTTCACATTCCAATGTACTTATTCCTTGGGAGTTTAGCCTTTGCAGATGCTTGGTTATCATCCTCAGTGACCCATTCAGTGACC TCCTCAGTGACCCATAAGATGCTGATCAGCTTCTTCACTAAGAGTATTACGATTTCTCTCTCTGAATGCaagatacaatttttttcctttgtaatcaGTGCAACCACAGAATGTTTTCTCTTGGCAACAATGGCATATGATCTCTATGTAGCCATATGCAAACCTTTACTTTATCCAGTGATTATGACCAATGGACTGTGCATCCGGCTATTAGTCTTGTCATTTGTAGGTGGCTTTCTTCATGCCTTAATTCATGAAGGCATTTTATTCAGATTAACCTTCTGTAATTCTAACATAATACATCACTTTTACTGTGACATCCCATTGTTAACAATTTCCTGTACTGAcccttctattaattttttaatgctttttattttgtctggTTCAATACAGGTATTCACTATTTTGACTATTCTTGTCTCTTATGCATTTGTCCTCTttacaatcttaaaaaaaaagtcagtcaaAGGCATAAGGAAAGCCTTTTCCACCTGTGGAGCCCATCTCTTCTCTGTCTGTTTATACTATGGCCCCCTTCTTTTCATGTATGTGGGCCCTGCATCTCCACAAGCAGATGTTCAAGATATGGTGGAGTCTCTATTTTACACTGTCATAGTTCCTTTCTTAAATCCCATTATCTACAGCCTGAGAAATAAGCAAGTCATAGATTCACtgacaaaaacattaaaaggaaGTGTTTAG
- the LOC102122984 gene encoding olfactory receptor 5H2: MHFISGMSNEDMEQDNATLLTEFVLTGLTYQPEWKIPLFLVFLVIYLITMVWNLGLITLIWNDPQLHIPMYLFLGSLAFVDAWISSTVTPKMLVNFLAKNRMISLSECMIQFFSFAFGGTTECFLLATMAYDRYVAICKPLLYPVIMNNSLCVRLVAFSFLGGFLHVLIHEVLIFRLTFCNSNIIHHFYCDIIPLFMISCTDPSINFLMVFILSGSIQVFTIVTVLNSYTFALFTVLKKKSVRGIRKAFSTCGAHLLSVSLYYGPLLFMYVHPVSPQADDQDMIDSVFYTIVIPLLNPIIYSLRNKQVIDSFTKMVKRNV, translated from the coding sequence ATGCATTTCATTTCAGGGATGTCGAATGAGGACATGGAACAGGATAATGCAACATTGCTGACAGAGTTTGTTCTCACAGGACTTACATACCAACCAGAGTGGAAAATACCCCTGTTCTTGGTGTTCTTGGTGATCTATCTCATCACTATGGTGTGGAACCTTGGTCTGATTACTCTTATCTGGAATGATCCACAACTTCACATCCCCATGTACTTATTTCTTGGGAGTTTAGCCTTTGTTGATGCTTGGATATCTTCCACAGTAACTCCCAAAATGTTGGTTAATTTCTTGGCCAAAAACAGGATGATATCTCTGTCTGAATGCAtgattcaatttttttcctttgcatttggtGGAACTACAGAATGTTTTCTCTTGGCAACAATGGCATATGATCGCTATGTAGCCATATGCAAACCTTTACTATATCCAGTGATTATGAACAATTCGCTATGCGTACGGCTGGTAGCCTTCTCATTTTTAGGTGGCTTCCTCCATGTCTTAATTCATGAAGTCCTTATATTCAGATTAACCTTCTGCAATTCCAACATAATACATCATTTTTACTGTGATATTATACCATTGTTTATGATTTCCTGTACTGATCCTTCTATTAATTTtctgatggtttttattttgtctgGCTCAATTCAGGTATTCACCATTGTGACAGTTCTTAACTCTTACACATTTGCTCTTTTCACAGTCCTAAAAAAGAAGTCTGTCAGAGGCATAAGGAAAGCCTTTTCCACCTGTGGAGCCCATCTCTTATCTGTCTCTTTATATTATGGCCCACTTCTCTTCATGTATGTGCACCCTGTATCTCCACAAGCAGATGACCAAGATATGATAGACTCTGTATTTTATACAATTGTAATTCCTTTGCTAAATCCCATTATCTACAGTCTGAGAAATAAGCAAGTAATAGATTCATTCACAAAAAtggtaaaaagaaatgtttag